From Cellulomonas dongxiuzhuiae, the proteins below share one genomic window:
- a CDS encoding nucleotidyltransferase domain-containing protein: MGLEETRAWDPLDPTEVAALLADVGCRWWIAGGWALDLYLGRQTRPHADTDVVVLREDLPTVQRHLDGWTLMAADPPGTLRDWEPGEELPSAVHDVWCRPRGSEAWSLQLMVLDAVDDQWVYRRDPRVRRPIATITAPPSSAGVPVLAPEIQLLHKSHGPRPKDEQDLDAVAGHLSPERRAWLREALRLTDPGHAWLARL, from the coding sequence GTGGGCCTCGAGGAGACCCGTGCGTGGGACCCGCTCGACCCGACGGAGGTCGCCGCGCTGCTCGCCGACGTGGGCTGCCGCTGGTGGATCGCCGGGGGGTGGGCGCTCGACCTGTACCTCGGCCGGCAGACCCGCCCGCACGCGGACACCGACGTCGTCGTGCTGCGCGAGGACCTGCCGACGGTCCAGCGGCATCTCGACGGGTGGACCCTGATGGCGGCCGACCCGCCCGGGACGCTGCGCGACTGGGAGCCAGGTGAGGAGCTGCCGTCGGCGGTGCACGACGTCTGGTGCCGCCCGCGCGGAAGCGAGGCCTGGTCGCTGCAGCTCATGGTGCTCGACGCTGTCGACGACCAGTGGGTCTACCGACGGGACCCGCGCGTCCGGCGCCCGATCGCGACGATCACCGCTCCCCCGTCCTCGGCCGGCGTGCCCGTGCTGGCGCCCGAGATCCAGCTGCTCCACAAGAGCCACGGTCCTCGCCCGAAGGACGAGCAGGACCTCGACGCCGTCGCCGGTCATCTCTCTCCGGAGCGCCGTGCGTGGCTGCGCGAGGCGCTCCGGCTGACCGACCCGGGGCACGCGTGGCTCGCGCGGCTCTGA
- a CDS encoding class I SAM-dependent DNA methyltransferase, which produces MFSPEVLQPTVQRLAELAAGGATLELAIGTGRVAVPLARSGVPVTGVELSAPMVARLRTKVDDATIPVVMGDMAETRAPGEFTLVYLVFNTISNLLTQDEQVACFRNAARHLVPGGRFVIELWVPELRSLPPGATATVWRDEPGYLGLERRHADWAGAPFTADSGSHVSVYRLRASAPAHSRA; this is translated from the coding sequence ATGTTCTCCCCCGAGGTTCTGCAACCCACCGTGCAGCGGCTGGCCGAGCTGGCGGCCGGCGGGGCAACGCTCGAGCTCGCGATCGGCACCGGCCGGGTCGCCGTGCCGCTGGCCCGCAGCGGTGTGCCCGTGACCGGAGTCGAGCTGTCGGCACCCATGGTCGCGCGGCTGCGCACCAAGGTGGACGATGCGACGATCCCGGTCGTCATGGGCGACATGGCCGAGACCCGGGCGCCGGGCGAGTTCACGCTCGTCTACCTCGTCTTCAACACGATCTCGAACCTGCTGACGCAGGACGAGCAGGTCGCGTGCTTCCGCAACGCCGCCCGTCACCTGGTCCCGGGGGGACGATTCGTCATCGAGCTGTGGGTGCCCGAGCTGCGCTCGCTGCCCCCCGGCGCGACCGCGACCGTGTGGCGCGACGAGCCGGGCTACCTCGGGCTCGAGAGACGGCACGCCGACTGGGCAGGAGCGCCGTTCACCGCCGACTCCGGCTCGCACGTCTCGGTGTACCGCCTCAGGGCGTCGGCACCCGCGCACTCGCGGGCCTGA